Proteins encoded by one window of Halomonas sp. SH5A2:
- the ffh gene encoding signal recognition particle protein — protein sequence MFSTLSERLSQTLKSIKGQARLTEDNIKDTLREVRRALLEADVALPVVKDFVERVRERAVGQEVSKSLSPGQQFVKIVQQELEATMGEANEGLTLKSSPAVVLMAGLQGAGKTTSVAKLARYLREREKKKVLVVSADVYRPAAIDQLETLAKEVEVDFFPSRSDQAPVSIAEAAIKHAKIQFHDVVLIDTAGRLAIDEAMMAEIQALHKAVTPDETLFVVDAMTGQDAVNTAKAFHDALPLTGVILTKADGDARGGAALSVRHVTGKPIKFMGVGEKVDALEPFHPDRVASRILGMGDMLSLIEEAERTVDKSKADQLAKKVKKGDGFDLEDFREQLQQLKKMGGMGGLLGKLPGMGQMADMAQGPGPEKELGKLEALINSMTPKERHKPEIINGSRKRRIAAGAGLQVPDLNRLLKQHKQMQKMMKKAGKKGGMEKMMRGMSGMMGGGGGGPGGPGGMGGPGGMGGMGGPGGFPRR from the coding sequence ATGTTTTCGACTCTTAGTGAGCGTCTTTCCCAGACGTTAAAATCGATCAAAGGTCAGGCGCGCCTGACCGAAGACAACATTAAAGATACCCTGCGGGAAGTCCGCCGTGCGCTGCTTGAGGCAGATGTGGCGCTGCCCGTCGTCAAGGACTTCGTCGAACGGGTGCGCGAGCGTGCCGTCGGGCAAGAGGTATCCAAAAGCCTTTCGCCCGGGCAGCAGTTCGTCAAGATTGTCCAGCAAGAGCTGGAAGCCACCATGGGCGAAGCGAACGAGGGGCTAACGTTAAAAAGCTCCCCTGCCGTTGTGCTGATGGCCGGTTTGCAGGGCGCGGGTAAGACCACCTCGGTGGCCAAGCTGGCGCGCTACCTGCGGGAACGCGAGAAGAAAAAGGTCCTGGTGGTGTCCGCGGATGTCTATCGCCCCGCGGCGATTGACCAGTTGGAAACCCTGGCCAAAGAGGTGGAAGTCGACTTCTTCCCCTCCCGCTCGGATCAAGCGCCTGTATCGATTGCTGAAGCGGCCATCAAGCACGCCAAGATTCAATTCCACGACGTTGTGTTGATCGATACGGCGGGCCGTCTGGCCATCGACGAAGCCATGATGGCGGAAATTCAGGCACTCCACAAAGCGGTCACCCCTGACGAAACGTTGTTCGTGGTCGATGCCATGACCGGCCAGGATGCGGTCAATACGGCAAAAGCGTTTCACGACGCCTTGCCGCTCACCGGGGTGATCCTGACCAAGGCCGACGGTGACGCGCGGGGCGGTGCTGCGCTTTCCGTGCGCCATGTTACTGGCAAGCCGATCAAGTTCATGGGTGTGGGGGAAAAGGTCGACGCCCTGGAGCCCTTCCACCCTGACCGGGTCGCCTCGCGGATTTTGGGCATGGGCGACATGCTCTCGTTGATCGAGGAAGCCGAGCGCACGGTCGACAAGTCCAAAGCCGACCAACTGGCCAAAAAGGTCAAGAAAGGCGACGGCTTCGATTTGGAAGATTTTCGCGAACAGCTGCAGCAACTTAAGAAAATGGGTGGCATGGGTGGTTTGCTCGGCAAGCTGCCGGGCATGGGGCAGATGGCTGATATGGCCCAGGGGCCTGGCCCCGAAAAAGAGCTCGGCAAGCTTGAAGCGTTGATCAATTCCATGACCCCTAAAGAACGCCACAAGCCCGAGATTATCAACGGTTCACGCAAGCGCCGTATTGCCGCGGGTGCGGGGCTTCAGGTGCCGGACTTGAATCGTCTGCTCAAGCAGCACAAGCAGATGCAGAAAATGATGAAGAAAGCCGGCAAAAAAGGCGGCATGGAAAAAATGATGCGTGGCATGTCCGGCATGATGGGCGGCGGCGGTGGCGGCCCGGGCGGTCCCGGTGGAATGGGTGGCCCTGGTGGTATGGGCGGCATGGGTGGCCCGGGTGGATTTCCTCGTCGCTAA
- the xerD gene encoding site-specific tyrosine recombinase XerD yields the protein MRVIDAFLDALWLERGASEHTLAAYRRDLNAWQQHLEEHGESLLSPSPERLDAWFTSRREAGYQVRTNARLLSSLRSFYRWARVHGHVSSDPLAEVRLPRVQPGLPNTLEEDEVERLLQAPVLDTPLGVRDRTMLELLYACGLRVSELVGLTSDAVNLRQGVVRVRGKGDKDRLIPMGEEAADWLAQYMKTTRPMLMQDPTRPALFPGRGDKAMTRQTFWHRLKVHAITAGITRPLSPHTLRHAFATHLLNHGANLRVVQLLLGHSDLSTTQIYTHVAQARLESLHAEHHPRG from the coding sequence ATGCGTGTCATTGATGCTTTTTTGGATGCCCTGTGGCTGGAGCGCGGGGCCAGTGAGCATACGCTAGCGGCTTATCGACGCGACCTGAACGCCTGGCAGCAGCACCTGGAGGAACACGGCGAGTCATTATTGTCGCCCTCGCCTGAACGACTGGATGCATGGTTCACCAGTCGCCGTGAAGCGGGCTATCAGGTACGCACCAATGCGCGATTGTTGTCGAGTCTGCGCAGCTTTTACCGCTGGGCACGCGTCCATGGTCATGTTTCAAGTGATCCACTGGCTGAGGTGCGACTGCCGCGCGTACAGCCAGGCCTGCCCAACACGCTGGAAGAAGACGAAGTGGAGCGCTTGCTTCAGGCTCCGGTGCTGGATACGCCATTGGGCGTGCGCGATCGTACGATGCTGGAGTTGCTCTACGCCTGCGGACTGCGTGTCTCGGAGTTGGTGGGGTTAACCAGCGACGCGGTCAATTTGCGCCAAGGAGTGGTGCGAGTGCGCGGCAAAGGCGATAAAGATCGCCTGATACCGATGGGTGAGGAGGCCGCCGATTGGCTGGCCCAGTATATGAAAACGACGCGCCCCATGCTGATGCAGGACCCGACGCGTCCGGCCCTGTTTCCAGGCCGTGGTGATAAAGCGATGACGCGACAGACTTTCTGGCATCGCCTCAAGGTGCACGCCATCACGGCGGGTATAACGCGTCCCCTGTCGCCGCATACGCTTCGCCATGCGTTTGCGACCCATTTATTGAATCATGGGGCGAATTTACGGGTCGTACAGCTGTTGCTAGGTCATAGCGACCTATCCACCACGCAAATTTACACGCATGTGGCCCAGGCTCGCCTGGAAAGCCTGCATGCTGAACATCACCCAAGAGGTTGA
- the trmD gene encoding tRNA (guanosine(37)-N1)-methyltransferase TrmD: MWIGVVSLFPEMFDALTQQGVVGRAIEKRHIELAFWNPRDYATDRHRSVDDRPYGGGPGMLMKVDTLRAAIHDARQQAHDATGQTPTVIYLSPQGRKLDQQGVTSLASKGPLVVVAGRYEGIDERVVESDIDEEWSIGDYVLSGGELPAMVLIDAAARLIPGVLGHQDSAIEDSFNDGLLDCPHYTRPEVIDGRQVPDVLLSGNHAAIKRWRLKQSLGRTWQRRPDLLEGRPLDAEQRKLLNEFIEEYALSGSSAKTD, from the coding sequence ATGTGGATAGGTGTGGTATCGCTGTTTCCTGAGATGTTCGATGCGCTCACCCAGCAGGGCGTGGTCGGTCGAGCGATCGAAAAACGGCACATAGAGCTCGCGTTCTGGAATCCGCGCGATTATGCCACTGACCGCCATCGTAGCGTTGATGACCGCCCCTATGGCGGCGGCCCCGGGATGTTGATGAAAGTCGACACCTTACGTGCTGCCATTCATGACGCCCGACAGCAGGCGCATGACGCGACCGGCCAAACGCCCACGGTGATTTACCTGTCACCCCAGGGGCGCAAGCTGGATCAGCAGGGCGTGACGTCACTGGCGTCTAAAGGTCCGCTGGTTGTTGTAGCCGGGCGCTATGAGGGCATCGACGAGCGGGTAGTGGAAAGTGATATCGATGAAGAATGGTCAATTGGCGACTATGTGCTAAGCGGCGGCGAGCTGCCGGCCATGGTGTTGATTGACGCGGCGGCAAGGCTGATTCCCGGTGTTTTGGGGCATCAGGATTCCGCCATCGAAGACTCGTTTAACGATGGTTTGTTAGACTGCCCGCACTACACCCGTCCCGAGGTAATCGACGGGCGACAGGTGCCGGACGTGCTGCTGAGCGGTAATCATGCCGCGATCAAGCGCTGGCGGTTGAAGCAATCCTTGGGCCGCACCTGGCAGCGTCGACCCGACCTGTTGGAAGGGCGACCGTTGGATGCCGAACAGCGCAAGCTGTTGAACGAGTTTATCGAGGAATACGCTCTTTCTGGTTCGTCAGCCAAGACTGACTAG
- the thrC gene encoding threonine synthase, with protein sequence MRYISTRGQAPALTFEEVVLTGMASDGGLYVPETLPSFSPEDLEAMAGLSYAEIAFRVMKPFVNGEIDDETFRQIVTDAYAAFNHDAVLPLKQLDASHFLLEQFHGPTLAFKDVALQLLGRLLDHFLQKRGERAVIMGATSGDTGSAAIEGCRHCDNLDIFILHPHNRVSEVQRRQMTTVLANNVFNIAIEGNFDDAQAMVKASFANQDFLNGTRLVAVNSINWARIMAQIVYYVAAGVALGAPKREVSFCVPSANFGNVFAGYMAYKMGLPVKQFIIATNANDILHRTLAANDFSKKELAATLAPSMDIVVSSNFERLLFDAYDQDGAAVAALLERFQQEPTALADAPLAKLREKFSSHSVDDATILEVIREAHHRTGEMLDPHTATGYRAAERARADQTTPVITLATAHPAKFADAVVKAGFQGVPLPTHMDDLLEREERYAVLPAELAAVQQFVADNRR encoded by the coding sequence ATGCGTTATATCAGCACGCGCGGGCAAGCCCCCGCGCTCACCTTTGAAGAGGTGGTGTTGACCGGCATGGCCAGCGACGGCGGGCTTTACGTGCCGGAAACGCTGCCGTCGTTCTCGCCAGAAGATCTGGAAGCGATGGCCGGATTGTCCTACGCGGAGATTGCGTTTCGTGTCATGAAGCCGTTTGTGAACGGCGAGATCGACGACGAGACCTTCCGCCAGATCGTCACCGATGCCTACGCGGCTTTTAATCACGACGCGGTGCTGCCCCTCAAGCAACTGGACGCCAGCCATTTTCTGCTCGAGCAGTTCCACGGTCCCACCCTGGCGTTCAAGGACGTCGCGCTGCAGCTGTTGGGTCGCCTGCTCGACCACTTCCTGCAAAAGCGCGGTGAGCGGGCGGTCATCATGGGCGCCACCTCCGGCGATACCGGCTCGGCGGCCATTGAAGGCTGCCGCCACTGTGACAACCTGGATATCTTTATCCTGCACCCCCACAACCGGGTGTCGGAAGTGCAGCGTCGTCAGATGACCACGGTGCTGGCCAACAACGTGTTCAACATTGCCATCGAAGGTAACTTTGATGACGCCCAGGCAATGGTCAAGGCCAGCTTCGCCAATCAGGACTTTCTGAACGGCACGCGCCTGGTGGCGGTGAATTCGATCAACTGGGCGCGCATCATGGCCCAGATCGTCTATTACGTTGCCGCCGGCGTGGCGCTGGGTGCGCCCAAGCGCGAAGTGAGTTTCTGCGTACCGTCGGCCAACTTCGGTAACGTCTTTGCTGGCTATATGGCCTATAAAATGGGCCTGCCGGTCAAGCAGTTCATCATTGCCACCAACGCCAACGACATTCTGCACCGCACGCTGGCCGCCAATGACTTCTCCAAGAAAGAGCTGGCCGCAACCCTCGCCCCGTCCATGGATATCGTGGTGTCGTCGAACTTCGAACGCCTGCTGTTTGATGCCTACGACCAGGATGGCGCCGCAGTGGCGGCGCTGCTGGAGCGCTTTCAGCAGGAACCCACGGCACTTGCCGACGCGCCGCTTGCCAAGCTGCGTGAAAAGTTCTCAAGCCACAGCGTTGACGACGCCACGATTCTGGAAGTGATTCGTGAAGCCCACCACCGGACCGGGGAAATGCTCGACCCGCATACGGCCACCGGCTATCGCGCCGCCGAGCGTGCCCGGGCTGACCAGACCACACCGGTGATTACGCTGGCCACGGCGCATCCCGCTAAGTTTGCTGACGCGGTGGTGAAGGCCGGCTTCCAGGGCGTGCCGCTGCCGACACACATGGACGACCTGCTTGAACGCGAAGAGCGTTATGCGGTGTTGCCCGCTGAGCTCGCCGCGGTGCAGCAGTTTGTCGCTGACAATCGGCGCTAG
- the rpsP gene encoding 30S ribosomal protein S16: MVTIRLARGGAKKRPFYHLTVTDSRNARDGRFIERIGFFNPVARGQEERLRVDLDRVVHWQNHGAQLSGRVAELVKEARKQA, from the coding sequence ATGGTTACCATTCGTTTGGCACGTGGTGGCGCCAAGAAGCGTCCCTTTTACCACCTGACTGTTACTGACTCACGTAACGCCCGTGATGGCCGTTTCATTGAGCGTATCGGTTTCTTCAACCCTGTCGCACGTGGTCAGGAAGAACGCCTGCGCGTTGACCTGGACCGTGTTGTGCACTGGCAGAATCATGGTGCCCAGCTGTCAGGCCGTGTTGCTGAGCTGGTAAAAGAAGCGCGTAAGCAGGCCTAA
- the rimM gene encoding ribosome maturation factor RimM (Essential for efficient processing of 16S rRNA), protein MTRFETSHTDDTHVVLGKLTSSHGVKGWLKVYSYTSPMDSILDYPEWWVRQGDSLTQMTIVQGRRQGKGLVVQLKGIDDRDAADALAQADILMPKAALPELSDDEYYWHELEGLAVFTQAGERLGQVSYLFETGANDVMVVRGDVDAIDKRERLLPFLPGDVIVEVSLEDGRMVVDWDPEF, encoded by the coding sequence ATGACGCGTTTTGAAACAAGCCATACTGACGACACGCATGTGGTGCTCGGCAAGCTGACAAGCTCCCACGGAGTGAAAGGCTGGCTGAAGGTATATTCTTATACCAGCCCCATGGACAGCATTTTGGACTACCCCGAATGGTGGGTGCGCCAAGGCGACAGCCTGACGCAAATGACCATTGTTCAGGGCCGTCGGCAAGGTAAAGGCCTTGTGGTTCAGCTTAAAGGGATCGATGACCGTGACGCGGCCGACGCATTGGCTCAAGCGGACATATTGATGCCCAAAGCAGCCCTCCCTGAGCTTTCCGACGATGAGTATTATTGGCATGAGCTTGAAGGCCTTGCGGTTTTCACTCAAGCCGGCGAACGGTTGGGGCAGGTCAGTTACCTGTTCGAAACCGGTGCCAACGATGTCATGGTCGTTCGTGGCGATGTCGATGCGATCGACAAGCGTGAGCGCCTGCTGCCTTTTTTGCCGGGCGACGTCATTGTTGAAGTCAGTCTTGAAGACGGCCGGATGGTCGTTGATTGGGATCCTGAGTTTTGA
- a CDS encoding cytochrome C assembly family protein, with amino-acid sequence MQALPFATIAFILYVAAAIWQGMALFRRVPPRQVIVRLLAALGLLLHIPVVVHLVGQTPGLLPGFTTSATLLMAVAVNVVLVASLFKPVLNAGIALFPLAGIALMAATWLPSQSGQSGLTPGILMHAISSALAFAVLAIAAAQAVLVGLQNQALRHHHIRGIVQSLPPLTTMERVLFELVWVGIILLTLSIISGLLFLDNFFAQHLAHKTVLSLLAWVIFTALLIGRYRFGWRGMRAVRWTLGGCAILVLAYFGSKFVLEVVLNR; translated from the coding sequence ATGCAGGCGCTCCCTTTCGCCACCATCGCCTTTATTCTCTATGTAGCCGCTGCCATCTGGCAGGGCATGGCGCTGTTCCGGCGCGTTCCCCCTCGCCAGGTCATTGTACGGCTCTTAGCCGCTCTGGGTCTGCTGCTGCATATCCCGGTGGTGGTTCATCTGGTCGGGCAAACGCCGGGCTTGTTGCCCGGCTTTACCACCAGCGCCACGCTGCTTATGGCGGTTGCCGTCAACGTGGTCCTGGTAGCAAGCCTGTTCAAGCCCGTGCTCAACGCCGGCATTGCGCTCTTCCCGCTAGCCGGCATCGCGCTGATGGCTGCGACCTGGCTGCCCAGCCAAAGCGGTCAAAGTGGGCTGACGCCGGGTATTTTGATGCACGCCATCAGCTCCGCGCTGGCCTTTGCGGTGCTGGCGATTGCCGCCGCACAAGCGGTACTGGTAGGCTTGCAGAATCAGGCATTGCGCCACCATCACATCCGCGGCATTGTCCAGTCACTCCCTCCGCTTACCACAATGGAGCGGGTGCTCTTCGAGTTAGTGTGGGTCGGCATCATATTGCTGACGCTATCCATCATCAGCGGTTTGCTGTTCCTGGATAACTTCTTTGCCCAGCACCTCGCCCACAAAACGGTACTATCGCTTCTCGCCTGGGTGATTTTCACCGCGCTATTGATTGGCCGTTATCGGTTTGGATGGCGCGGCATGCGCGCGGTGCGCTGGACGCTTGGCGGCTGCGCGATCCTGGTATTAGCCTACTTTGGCAGCAAGTTCGTGCTGGAAGTGGTACTTAACCGCTAA
- a CDS encoding DsbC family protein — MVGAMLPMAAQASSATDALRDSLSVNGQAMPVDEVRETPMEGIYHVRLENGESFYSNADGSHFLVGDLYENADSGLVNLTEQARNQERADAISAIPEDDRVVFRGEETPKATVVVFTDPSCPYCVRLHETVPELNERGIAVHYLAFPRSGVNANAGRTLQQVWCADNPSEAMSRAKQGETLSSSASCDNPVAEQYELGRALGVQGTPAIILPDGQMVPGFVPPDRMMEMLELDDA, encoded by the coding sequence ATGGTCGGTGCGATGTTACCCATGGCAGCGCAGGCGAGTAGCGCGACCGATGCGCTTCGCGACTCCTTAAGTGTCAACGGACAGGCAATGCCGGTTGACGAGGTGCGTGAAACGCCGATGGAAGGGATTTACCATGTTCGTCTGGAAAACGGCGAGTCCTTTTACTCAAATGCCGACGGCAGTCATTTTCTGGTCGGCGATCTTTACGAAAACGCCGATAGTGGGCTGGTGAACCTGACCGAACAGGCGCGCAACCAGGAGCGTGCGGACGCCATTTCGGCGATACCGGAAGACGATCGGGTGGTGTTTCGTGGTGAAGAGACCCCCAAGGCGACGGTCGTGGTGTTTACCGACCCAAGCTGCCCGTATTGCGTAAGGCTTCATGAAACCGTTCCAGAGCTCAACGAGCGTGGTATTGCGGTACACTATCTGGCCTTTCCGCGTAGTGGCGTTAACGCCAACGCGGGTAGAACGCTTCAGCAGGTCTGGTGTGCCGATAACCCCAGCGAAGCCATGTCGCGTGCCAAGCAAGGCGAAACGCTGTCCAGTTCGGCCAGCTGCGACAATCCGGTAGCCGAGCAGTACGAGCTGGGCCGCGCGTTAGGCGTCCAGGGGACACCAGCGATTATCCTGCCTGATGGGCAGATGGTGCCAGGGTTTGTGCCGCCGGACCGCATGATGGAAATGCTGGAACTGGATGACGCCTAG
- a CDS encoding homoserine dehydrogenase, which yields MKPVRVGICGLGTVGGGTFNVLTRNADDIARRAGRPIVIEQVGHRSIHPDCDITGINATTDVFEVATNPNVDVLVELIGGYDVARELVLTAIENGKHVVTANKALIAVHGNEIFKAAHEKGVIVAFEAAVAGGIPVIKSLREGLGANRIEWVAGIINGTGNYILTHMRDEGRAFEDVLAEAQALGYAESDPTFDVEGIDAAHKLTILASIAYGVPLQFEKAFTEGISRITAEDVEQADNLGYVIKHLGISKRTDHGLELRVHPTLIPKERLLANVHGVKNAIAVMGDAVGPTLYYGAGAGAEPTASAVVADVLDVARDIATDHHYRVPYLAFSGIDEDVSQLPIMPMEDITTAYYLRLLAVDRPGVLARVATILAEQGMSIEALIQKEATEGELVPIILLTHRTKEKQMNEAIREIEAMADIAGPVTRIRVESLDEGE from the coding sequence TTGAAACCGGTAAGAGTAGGCATTTGTGGGCTGGGCACCGTCGGTGGCGGTACTTTTAACGTACTGACGCGCAACGCTGACGATATTGCACGCCGTGCAGGGCGTCCGATTGTGATTGAGCAGGTGGGCCACCGCAGTATTCACCCCGATTGCGACATTACCGGTATCAATGCCACTACAGATGTTTTTGAAGTGGCCACCAACCCGAATGTGGATGTTCTGGTTGAGCTGATTGGCGGCTACGACGTTGCCCGCGAACTGGTACTTACCGCGATTGAAAACGGCAAGCACGTGGTCACGGCCAACAAGGCGCTGATCGCCGTCCACGGCAACGAAATCTTCAAGGCGGCCCACGAAAAGGGCGTGATCGTGGCGTTTGAGGCCGCCGTTGCGGGTGGTATCCCGGTTATCAAATCGCTGCGTGAAGGCCTGGGGGCCAACCGCATCGAGTGGGTGGCGGGTATCATCAACGGCACCGGCAACTATATTCTGACCCATATGCGCGATGAAGGCCGCGCCTTCGAAGACGTGCTCGCCGAAGCCCAGGCGCTGGGCTACGCCGAATCCGACCCGACCTTTGACGTTGAAGGTATCGACGCGGCGCACAAGCTGACCATTCTGGCCTCAATCGCTTATGGCGTGCCGCTGCAGTTCGAGAAAGCCTTCACCGAGGGGATTTCGCGGATCACCGCGGAAGACGTTGAGCAGGCCGATAACCTTGGCTATGTCATCAAGCACCTGGGCATCTCCAAGCGCACCGACCATGGGCTTGAACTGCGGGTACACCCCACGCTGATCCCCAAAGAGCGCCTGCTCGCCAATGTTCACGGCGTCAAGAACGCCATCGCGGTGATGGGCGACGCCGTGGGGCCGACCCTTTATTACGGTGCTGGCGCCGGGGCTGAGCCGACCGCCTCCGCGGTCGTGGCCGACGTGCTGGACGTCGCGCGGGATATTGCCACCGACCACCATTACCGGGTGCCTTACCTGGCCTTCAGTGGCATTGACGAAGACGTCAGCCAGCTGCCGATCATGCCGATGGAAGACATTACCACGGCGTATTACCTGCGCCTGCTGGCTGTCGACCGTCCCGGTGTACTGGCCCGCGTGGCGACAATCCTTGCCGAGCAGGGCATGTCCATCGAAGCACTGATCCAGAAAGAAGCCACCGAAGGCGAGCTGGTGCCGATCATTCTGCTGACCCACCGCACCAAGGAAAAGCAGATGAACGAAGCAATCCGTGAAATTGAAGCCATGGCGGATATTGCTGGCCCTGTAACGCGTATCCGCGTGGAAAGCCTGGACGAAGGGGAGTAA
- the rplS gene encoding 50S ribosomal protein L19, which produces MSSKNKVIQALENEQMSKEVPNFAPGDTIVVQVKVKEGNRERLQAFEGVVIGKRNRGLNSAFTVRKISHGVGVERTFQTYSPLVDSLEVKRRGDVRQAKLYYLRERSGKSARIKEKLA; this is translated from the coding sequence ATGAGCAGTAAAAACAAGGTGATCCAGGCGCTCGAAAACGAGCAAATGTCCAAAGAGGTGCCGAACTTTGCACCGGGCGACACCATCGTCGTTCAGGTGAAAGTCAAAGAAGGCAACCGCGAACGTCTGCAGGCATTTGAAGGTGTGGTCATCGGTAAGCGTAACCGTGGCCTGAACTCCGCGTTCACCGTGCGCAAGATTTCTCACGGCGTTGGCGTTGAGCGTACCTTCCAGACCTACAGCCCGCTGGTTGACTCTCTTGAAGTCAAGCGCCGTGGTGACGTGCGTCAAGCCAAGCTTTACTACCTGCGCGAGCGCAGCGGTAAATCGGCGCGTATCAAGGAAAAGCTGGCCTAA